One Mesorhizobium shangrilense genomic window carries:
- a CDS encoding MucR family transcriptional regulator, whose protein sequence is MADDSNNARKDIDLLELTAHIVSAYVEKNRLPASGLGELIASVSASITGLGKPVEPAPVPLVPAVNPKRSVTPDYIVCLEDGKKFKSLKRHLGVHFGLTPDAYRAKWGLPSDYPMVAPNYAASRSELAKSIGLGRKIEPVVPPAKAKARKAKVPA, encoded by the coding sequence TTGGCCGACGATAGCAACAACGCTCGCAAAGATATCGACCTTCTCGAGCTGACCGCCCATATCGTGTCCGCCTATGTCGAGAAGAACCGCTTGCCCGCCTCCGGCCTGGGTGAACTTATCGCCAGCGTCAGCGCTTCGATAACCGGGCTTGGAAAGCCGGTGGAACCGGCGCCGGTGCCGCTGGTACCCGCCGTCAATCCCAAGCGATCGGTAACGCCGGACTACATCGTCTGCCTGGAAGACGGCAAGAAGTTCAAATCCCTGAAGCGCCATCTGGGCGTTCATTTCGGACTGACGCCGGACGCCTATCGCGCCAAGTGGGGCTTGCCTTCCGACTATCCCATGGTCGCTCCCAACTATGCCGCGTCGCGCTCGGAACTGGCGAAGTCGATCGGCCTCGGCCGCAAGATCGAGCCGGTAGTACCGCCCGCCAAGGCGAAGGCACGCAAGGCCAAGGTTCCGGCCTGA
- a CDS encoding pyridoxal phosphate-dependent aminotransferase, which produces MNYTRMVIEKEAPEEYGYDRIRYNLSESSIADQKLSDIGLSLPDLTLFYGEHRGDKELRALIAAQDETISPDDVLVTAGAAGALFIISTSLLSERDHLVVIRPNYATNIETPRAIGCAISYVDLAFEDGFAVDVSRVAAAMQPDTKLISVTCPHNPTGTMMDRADLDALVALAESRQCHLLVDETYRDLSYGRRLPSAASLSTRAISVSSLSKAFGIPGIRIGWLVTRDETLQERFLAAKEQIGICGSVIDEGIARGMLERRDSFLGTLLPQMAGRRDIVQAWIDREPLVDWVRPEGGVVGFPRLNVDPGFDLDRFYTNLLENHGTYVGPGHWFEMSKRFFRVGFGWPTEAELQGGLDAISAALRQ; this is translated from the coding sequence ATGAACTACACCAGGATGGTGATCGAGAAAGAGGCACCTGAGGAATACGGCTACGACCGCATCCGCTACAACCTCTCCGAAAGCTCCATCGCCGACCAGAAGCTCTCCGACATTGGCCTGTCGCTGCCCGATCTCACGCTTTTCTATGGCGAGCACCGTGGCGACAAGGAGTTGCGGGCGCTGATCGCCGCGCAGGACGAGACAATCTCGCCCGATGATGTGCTGGTCACCGCGGGTGCCGCGGGTGCGCTGTTCATCATCTCGACTTCGCTGTTGTCAGAGCGCGACCACCTTGTTGTCATCAGGCCCAACTATGCCACCAACATCGAGACGCCCCGCGCGATCGGCTGCGCCATCAGCTATGTCGATCTGGCTTTCGAAGACGGTTTCGCGGTCGATGTCAGCCGTGTCGCGGCGGCGATGCAGCCGGACACCAAGCTGATCAGCGTCACCTGCCCGCACAATCCGACCGGCACGATGATGGACCGGGCCGACCTCGATGCGCTGGTGGCGCTCGCTGAAAGCCGCCAATGCCATTTGTTGGTCGACGAGACCTATCGCGATCTTTCCTATGGAAGGCGGCTGCCATCGGCCGCGTCGCTGAGCACACGGGCGATCAGCGTGTCGTCACTGTCCAAGGCGTTCGGCATTCCCGGTATCCGCATCGGCTGGCTGGTCACCCGCGACGAGACGCTTCAGGAACGGTTCCTGGCCGCAAAGGAGCAGATCGGCATCTGCGGCAGTGTCATCGACGAGGGCATCGCACGCGGCATGCTCGAACGCCGCGACAGCTTCCTGGGGACGCTGCTGCCCCAAATGGCCGGGCGACGCGACATCGTCCAGGCCTGGATCGACCGCGAGCCGCTGGTCGACTGGGTGCGGCCCGAAGGCGGCGTTGTCGGTTTCCCCCGCCTGAACGTCGATCCCGGCTTCGACCTTGACCGGTTCTACACGAACCTCCTGGAAAACCATGGCACCTATGTCGGACCTGGTCACTGGTTCGAAATGTCCAAGCGTTTTTTCCGCGTCGGCTTCGGCTGGCCGACGGAAGCCGAATTGCAGGGTGGTCTTGACGCTATCTCCGCCGCGCTGCGCCAGTAA
- a CDS encoding MFS transporter codes for MTSESVSPDQRYAAFRHRAFLSYWAARFLTTFATMIVSVAVGWQMYDLTRDPLDLGLVGIVQFLPSLLLVLVTGVVADRFGRRLIMALAVVVEAMCALALLALALHGISGPLPIFAVLAMFGVARAFFGPASASLFANLVPPQDFANAIAWNSSAWQTATIVGPVAGGLLYGVSAEVAYGAAAVLMLAAGLLIFTIPKPSQRTETDKPTMQTLFGGFSYIWSEKIVLGAISLDLFAVLLSGASALLPVYARDILQLGPWGLGLLRSAPSVGAIVVAIWLVGHPIRNHAGMIMLGSAAAFGAFTLLFGLSTITWLSILALVFLGATDMFSVYIRETLIQLWTPDQVRGRVNAVNQVFVGASNELGEFRAGTMAALIGTVPAVAIGGVGAIVVAGLWAMLFPQLRKVRHLSGRD; via the coding sequence GTGACATCAGAATCAGTATCGCCGGACCAGCGCTACGCCGCCTTCCGGCACAGGGCATTCCTGAGCTATTGGGCGGCGCGTTTCCTCACCACATTCGCCACAATGATCGTGTCCGTCGCGGTCGGCTGGCAGATGTATGACCTGACCCGCGATCCTCTCGATCTTGGCCTGGTCGGTATCGTCCAGTTCCTGCCCTCGCTGTTGCTGGTGCTGGTCACCGGCGTCGTCGCCGACCGCTTCGGCCGCCGCCTGATCATGGCACTGGCGGTGGTGGTGGAGGCAATGTGCGCGCTGGCACTGCTCGCCCTGGCGCTGCATGGCATCAGCGGACCATTGCCGATCTTCGCCGTGCTCGCCATGTTCGGGGTCGCCCGCGCTTTCTTCGGCCCGGCCTCGGCCTCGCTCTTTGCCAATCTCGTGCCGCCTCAGGATTTCGCCAACGCCATCGCCTGGAACTCGTCTGCCTGGCAGACGGCGACCATCGTCGGCCCGGTCGCCGGCGGCCTGCTCTATGGCGTCTCGGCGGAAGTGGCCTACGGCGCGGCCGCTGTCCTGATGCTTGCGGCCGGGTTGCTGATCTTCACCATCCCCAAGCCCTCGCAGCGCACGGAGACCGACAAGCCGACGATGCAGACCCTGTTCGGCGGGTTCAGCTACATATGGAGCGAGAAGATCGTGCTTGGCGCCATCTCGCTCGACCTGTTCGCCGTACTTTTGTCCGGCGCCTCGGCGCTGCTGCCTGTCTACGCGCGCGACATTCTTCAGCTTGGTCCCTGGGGTCTCGGCCTGCTGCGCTCGGCGCCCAGCGTCGGCGCTATCGTGGTGGCGATCTGGCTGGTCGGCCATCCGATCCGCAACCATGCGGGAATGATCATGCTGGGTTCAGCGGCGGCGTTCGGCGCCTTCACCCTGCTGTTCGGTCTGTCGACCATCACCTGGCTGTCGATCCTCGCCCTGGTTTTCCTTGGCGCCACCGACATGTTCAGCGTCTATATCCGCGAGACGCTGATCCAGCTCTGGACGCCGGATCAGGTGCGCGGCCGCGTCAACGCCGTCAACCAGGTCTTCGTCGGCGCCTCCAACGAGCTGGGCGAATTCCGTGCCGGCACGATGGCGGCGCTGATCGGCACGGTTCCGGCTGTCGCGATCGGCGGCGTCGGGGCCATCGTGGTCGCCGGCCTGTGGGCGATGCTGTTCCCACAACTACGCAAGGTGCGCCATCTCAGCGGGCGAGACTGA
- a CDS encoding glutamine amidotransferase: MPTTPRSRPTILVVLHQETSSPGRVGHMLLEAGFELDIRRPPLGDGLPETLEGHAGAVVFGGPMSANDGDEFVRRETAWLDIPLKENRPFLGICLGAQMLVNHLGGKVEGHDEGLVEIGWYPLKATEAGKKLMHWPEMVYQFHREGFSLPKEATLLATAETYPNQAFRYGDNAWGIQFHGELTRAMMQRWVVHGAQRFELPGAQPGRDHLGGRLIWDMHLKRWLGEFLQLIFGKASR, translated from the coding sequence TTGCCGACAACACCGCGTTCGAGACCAACAATTCTGGTTGTCCTGCATCAGGAGACTTCGAGCCCCGGCCGTGTTGGCCACATGTTGCTGGAGGCGGGCTTCGAGCTCGACATCCGTCGTCCACCGCTTGGGGACGGCTTGCCGGAAACGCTGGAGGGCCACGCCGGCGCGGTGGTGTTCGGCGGGCCGATGAGCGCCAATGACGGGGATGAGTTTGTCCGCCGTGAAACGGCCTGGCTTGATATCCCCCTGAAGGAGAACCGGCCGTTTCTTGGCATCTGCCTGGGGGCGCAGATGCTCGTCAACCATCTCGGCGGCAAGGTCGAGGGGCATGACGAAGGTCTGGTCGAGATCGGCTGGTATCCGCTGAAAGCGACCGAGGCGGGCAAGAAGCTGATGCACTGGCCGGAGATGGTCTACCAGTTCCACCGTGAAGGCTTCTCGCTTCCGAAAGAGGCGACGCTTCTCGCAACCGCCGAAACCTATCCCAACCAGGCCTTCCGCTATGGCGACAATGCCTGGGGTATCCAGTTTCATGGCGAATTGACCCGGGCAATGATGCAGCGCTGGGTGGTGCACGGCGCGCAACGTTTCGAATTGCCTGGTGCCCAGCCCGGCCGCGATCACCTTGGCGGCCGGCTGATCTGGGACATGCACCTCAAGCGTTGGCTTGGCGAATTCCTGCAGCTGATCTTCGGCAAGGCCTCGCGATAA
- a CDS encoding TerB family tellurite resistance protein translates to MFERVLSFLKELPIGAGARPSADDPRVAASALLYHVMSADGVRQDVEWERFKAVLAESYSISGAELEALAAAGERADNEAIDLYAFTSVLKRHLDADARKAFIGLMWEIVYADGELHELEDNTVWRVAELIGVERRDRVEARRKAAADAPGATGTSSDE, encoded by the coding sequence ATGTTCGAACGCGTTCTGTCGTTTCTGAAGGAATTGCCGATAGGTGCCGGTGCCCGTCCCAGCGCCGACGATCCGCGCGTTGCCGCCTCGGCGCTGCTCTATCATGTGATGAGCGCCGACGGCGTGCGCCAGGATGTCGAATGGGAGCGGTTCAAGGCGGTACTGGCGGAAAGTTATTCGATCAGCGGGGCCGAGCTCGAGGCGCTGGCGGCGGCCGGAGAACGCGCCGACAATGAGGCGATCGACCTCTATGCCTTCACCAGCGTTTTGAAACGCCACCTCGATGCCGATGCGCGCAAGGCGTTCATCGGCCTGATGTGGGAGATCGTCTATGCCGATGGCGAGTTGCATGAGCTGGAAGACAACACTGTCTGGCGCGTGGCCGAATTGATCGGCGTCGAGCGCCGCGACCGCGTCGAGGCGCGCCGCAAGGCCGCCGCGGATGCGCCGGGCGCCACCGGAACGTCGAGCGACGAATAG
- a CDS encoding heme biosynthesis protein HemY, producing the protein MIRILIFLVVVFALGLGFAWLADRPGDMLITFNGYQYQVSLMVAAVAVVAVVAAVMIIWWLVKSLWNSPYTISRYFRVRRRDRGYQALSTGMIAAGAGDGALARKKTKEAAKLIRSDQEPLIHLLEAQASLLEGDHEGAREKFESMLDDPEMRLLGLRGLYLEAERLGDRNAARHYAGRAAVMAPQLAWAAESTLEELTQRGDWDGALKLVDAQKSTRQIERDAANRRRAVLLTAKAHALIDSDPNGAKAAAVEANRLRPDFAPAAVIAAKALFRQNDVRKGSKILETAWKAEPHPEIAELYTHARPGDAVLDRLNRAKKLQELKKNHAESSLTVARAAFDAQDYKTARREVEAAIRMDRREGAYLLLADIEEAETGDQGKVRQLLSKAVRAPRDPAWVTDGVISEHWAPVSPVTGKLDAFEWRAPMERLGQLIDSHEDIRDVSAPAIAAPTAAESAPEVIDHATVSSAGTVGQAETADRDHVTPVTAAAFAAVPSDAEAVEPAEELARLPDDPGVDPDDEAEKSPRRFRLF; encoded by the coding sequence ATGATCCGAATTCTCATCTTCCTCGTCGTCGTCTTCGCGCTTGGGCTGGGCTTTGCCTGGCTGGCCGACCGGCCCGGCGACATGCTCATCACCTTTAACGGCTATCAGTACCAGGTCAGCCTGATGGTGGCCGCCGTGGCCGTCGTTGCCGTGGTCGCGGCGGTGATGATCATCTGGTGGCTGGTCAAGTCGCTGTGGAACAGCCCCTACACCATCTCGCGCTACTTCCGGGTGCGCCGCCGCGACCGTGGCTACCAGGCGCTGTCGACCGGCATGATCGCGGCCGGCGCCGGCGACGGGGCACTGGCGCGCAAGAAGACCAAGGAAGCGGCAAAGCTCATCCGCTCCGACCAGGAACCGCTTATCCACCTGCTCGAGGCGCAGGCCTCGTTGCTTGAAGGCGACCATGAGGGCGCCCGCGAAAAATTCGAGAGCATGCTCGACGATCCCGAAATGCGGCTGCTCGGTCTGCGCGGCCTCTATCTCGAGGCTGAGCGCCTCGGCGACCGCAATGCGGCTCGCCACTATGCCGGCCGTGCGGCGGTGATGGCGCCGCAACTGGCCTGGGCCGCCGAATCGACGCTGGAAGAGCTGACCCAGCGCGGTGACTGGGATGGCGCGCTGAAGCTGGTCGACGCGCAGAAGTCGACGCGGCAGATCGAGCGCGACGCCGCCAACCGGCGCCGCGCCGTGCTGCTCACCGCCAAGGCGCACGCCTTGATCGACAGTGATCCAAACGGGGCCAAGGCCGCGGCCGTCGAGGCCAACAGGCTGCGCCCGGATTTCGCGCCAGCGGCGGTCATCGCGGCCAAGGCGCTGTTTCGCCAGAACGACGTGCGCAAGGGCTCCAAGATCCTCGAAACGGCCTGGAAGGCCGAACCGCACCCGGAGATCGCCGAACTCTATACCCATGCCCGCCCCGGCGACGCGGTGCTCGACCGGCTGAACCGGGCGAAGAAGCTGCAGGAGCTGAAGAAGAATCATGCCGAGTCCTCGCTGACGGTGGCGCGCGCGGCATTTGACGCACAGGACTACAAGACGGCGCGCCGCGAGGTGGAGGCGGCGATCAGGATGGACCGCCGCGAAGGCGCCTATCTGCTGCTGGCCGATATCGAGGAAGCGGAAACCGGTGACCAGGGCAAGGTACGGCAGCTCCTGTCCAAGGCGGTGCGGGCGCCGCGCGATCCGGCCTGGGTCACCGACGGCGTCATCTCCGAACACTGGGCGCCGGTGTCTCCAGTCACCGGCAAGCTCGACGCTTTCGAATGGCGCGCGCCGATGGAACGCCTCGGCCAGCTGATCGACAGCCACGAGGATATTCGAGACGTGTCGGCGCCCGCGATCGCCGCACCGACAGCGGCCGAAAGCGCGCCCGAGGTGATCGATCATGCAACTGTTTCTTCCGCGGGGACGGTGGGGCAAGCGGAGACCGCCGACAGGGATCACGTCACGCCAGTGACCGCGGCCGCCTTTGCCGCCGTGCCGAGCGATGCGGAGGCCGTCGAACCAGCGGAGGAACTGGCCCGTCTGCCCGACGATCCCGGCGTCGATCCGGACGACGAGGCGGAAAAGTCACCGCGCCGGTTTCGCTTGTTTTGA
- a CDS encoding COG4223 family protein, which yields MVKTPKMRHSKSRREPVTIELEPGAVSRIVDQDAGKAQVEDARTGQVADGSQPEVPEEPVHADQTDLEPWEHTDAAARSDGQKSAASEGGDDSKPTYPTGSEAPSDRTSTFDYSFEDATAKAGPASAAPPRSSTRDESMATQPKRGGINGIAAGIIGGVIALVGAGGLQFAGVLGAPGSGGVSLDGVNSQISALRSEIAGAKQAGGNADVLAKVGGLTSALDQVKADVAALKSAAGSGNAGDSAALAALGDKVKQVETAVAALDQAGNKAPVDLGPLNEKIAGLDALVKSAGDTATAQQGRLAALEQSVSQLSGKVEAQASQPKIALAIAASALKSALDRGAPFNAELETFAAIAPDAPQLATLRGYAQKGVPTRAEIAAGADAAANAMIAAAKPVDQNAGFFQNLMSSAESLVKVRPVGAVEGTGVPQTVARMEVAVTQGDYAKALGEYGTLPDAAKAAGADFAGKLKARIEVETQIEALIAGAMKA from the coding sequence ATGGTCAAGACGCCGAAGATGCGACATTCGAAAAGCCGTCGCGAGCCGGTGACGATCGAACTCGAACCCGGCGCCGTCTCGCGCATCGTCGACCAGGATGCCGGCAAGGCTCAGGTCGAGGATGCCAGGACTGGCCAGGTCGCGGATGGTTCGCAGCCGGAAGTGCCCGAAGAACCCGTCCATGCCGACCAGACCGATCTGGAGCCGTGGGAACATACCGACGCTGCCGCGCGGTCCGACGGGCAGAAATCCGCGGCGTCCGAAGGCGGCGATGATTCGAAGCCTACCTATCCGACCGGATCGGAAGCACCGTCCGACCGGACGAGCACATTCGACTACAGTTTCGAGGATGCAACCGCAAAGGCCGGCCCCGCCTCCGCCGCGCCACCAAGATCCAGCACGAGGGACGAGAGCATGGCAACGCAGCCGAAGCGTGGCGGCATCAACGGCATCGCCGCCGGCATCATCGGTGGTGTCATCGCGCTGGTTGGCGCGGGTGGCCTGCAGTTCGCCGGCGTGCTTGGCGCACCGGGTTCCGGTGGCGTTTCGCTCGATGGTGTCAACAGTCAGATCTCCGCCCTGAGGTCCGAGATCGCGGGGGCCAAGCAGGCTGGCGGCAACGCAGACGTTTTGGCCAAGGTGGGCGGCCTGACGTCGGCCCTGGACCAGGTGAAGGCCGATGTCGCGGCGCTGAAATCGGCCGCGGGGTCCGGCAATGCGGGCGACAGCGCAGCCCTTGCGGCGCTGGGCGACAAGGTCAAGCAGGTCGAAACGGCTGTCGCGGCACTTGACCAGGCCGGCAACAAGGCGCCGGTCGATCTTGGCCCGCTCAACGAGAAGATCGCGGGGCTCGATGCGCTGGTGAAGTCCGCCGGTGACACGGCGACTGCCCAGCAAGGCCGTCTTGCGGCGCTGGAACAATCGGTGTCGCAGCTATCCGGCAAGGTCGAGGCGCAGGCGTCGCAGCCGAAGATCGCGCTTGCCATCGCCGCCTCGGCGCTGAAGTCGGCGCTGGACCGTGGCGCGCCCTTCAATGCCGAACTGGAGACCTTCGCCGCGATCGCGCCGGACGCACCGCAGCTCGCCACACTGCGCGGCTACGCGCAAAAAGGGGTGCCGACCCGGGCCGAGATCGCCGCCGGGGCGGATGCGGCCGCCAACGCCATGATTGCCGCCGCGAAGCCCGTCGACCAGAATGCCGGTTTCTTCCAGAACCTGATGTCCAGTGCCGAATCGCTGGTCAAGGTCAGGCCGGTCGGCGCCGTCGAAGGCACCGGCGTTCCGCAGACTGTCGCGCGCATGGAAGTGGCTGTAACCCAGGGCGACTATGCCAAGGCGCTCGGCGAGTATGGCACGCTGCCCGACGCGGCCAAGGCGGCGGGCGCTGATTTTGCCGGCAAACTGAAGGCACGCATCGAGGTCGAGACGCAGATCGAGGCGCTGATCGCCGGCGCGATGAAGGCGTGA
- a CDS encoding uroporphyrinogen-III synthase, translated as MVRVLVTRPEPGASRTARRLQETGFQPVLLPLTKTVALPVETGLVAKNAIAVLITSANAIRHAPKEIIAALAALPCHAVGKRTAEAARAAGFLTVNEGPGNAEALADMLADRLSGKAVIYLCGRVRFPAFEARLKAAGVWVHPIETYDTVAPAYSDAAVIGHLSGLPVDAVLLYSAKAAATMQALARRPALHDLFEKTRVFALSRRIAAVLDEAASEKIRVAAEPDEEALLELLRGWR; from the coding sequence GTGGTCCGCGTTCTGGTGACGAGACCGGAACCCGGCGCTTCCCGCACGGCACGGCGACTGCAGGAGACGGGTTTTCAGCCGGTGCTGCTGCCGTTGACCAAGACGGTGGCGCTGCCGGTCGAAACCGGGCTTGTTGCGAAGAATGCCATTGCCGTTCTCATCACCAGCGCCAATGCCATCCGCCATGCCCCGAAGGAAATCATCGCCGCGCTGGCGGCCTTGCCGTGCCATGCCGTCGGCAAGCGAACGGCGGAGGCCGCGCGCGCGGCTGGATTCCTGACTGTCAACGAGGGCCCTGGCAATGCCGAGGCGCTGGCCGATATGCTGGCCGACCGGCTTTCGGGAAAGGCGGTCATCTATCTGTGCGGTCGCGTGCGGTTCCCGGCATTCGAGGCGCGGCTGAAGGCGGCGGGAGTCTGGGTCCACCCGATCGAGACTTATGACACGGTTGCGCCGGCCTATTCGGACGCGGCTGTCATCGGACATCTGTCCGGCCTGCCGGTCGATGCGGTGCTGCTCTACTCGGCCAAGGCCGCCGCAACGATGCAGGCCCTGGCCCGTCGGCCGGCATTGCATGATCTTTTTGAAAAGACGCGGGTTTTCGCCCTATCTCGACGTATTGCCGCTGTTCTCGATGAGGCTGCCAGCGAAAAAATCCGGGTCGCGGCGGAACCCGATGAGGAGGCTTTGCTTGAGCTTTTGCGGGGTTGGCGTTGA
- the hemC gene encoding hydroxymethylbilane synthase, whose protein sequence is MQTFLRIGTRGSPLALAQARETQARLMAAHGMPEHAFEIVVITTSGDRIQDRPLSEAGGKGLFTKEIEEALLERRIDIAVHSSKDMPTQLPDGLELSAFLPREDARDAFIGKAARAIAELPEGAKVGSSSLRRQALIRRLRPDLDVVMFRGNVQTRLRKLDEGVAAGTILAYAGLKRLRLEHVITDLMPLDTFPPAPGQGAIGIESRIGDRDVETMLTAIHDVPTGQALACERAFLAALDGSCRTPIAGHAVITDNRLVFAGLIISPDGTQSHEIKAEGHPEEAARIGDEAARAVRAKAGEDFFDGWA, encoded by the coding sequence ATGCAAACATTCTTGAGAATCGGAACACGCGGCAGCCCGCTGGCGCTGGCACAGGCGCGCGAAACCCAGGCGCGGCTGATGGCCGCGCATGGCATGCCGGAACACGCCTTCGAGATCGTCGTCATCACAACCAGCGGCGACCGCATCCAGGACCGGCCATTGTCGGAAGCCGGCGGCAAGGGCCTGTTTACCAAGGAGATCGAGGAAGCGCTGCTGGAGCGCCGCATCGATATTGCCGTGCACTCGTCCAAGGACATGCCGACGCAACTGCCCGACGGCCTGGAGCTGTCCGCCTTCCTGCCACGCGAGGACGCTCGCGACGCCTTTATCGGCAAGGCCGCACGCGCCATTGCCGAGCTGCCGGAGGGCGCCAAGGTCGGCTCGTCGTCGCTGCGGCGGCAGGCATTGATCCGCCGGCTGCGGCCGGATCTCGACGTGGTGATGTTTCGCGGCAATGTACAGACGCGCCTGCGCAAGCTGGACGAGGGTGTCGCCGCCGGCACCATCCTCGCCTATGCCGGGCTGAAGCGGCTCAGGCTCGAGCATGTGATAACCGACCTGATGCCGCTCGACACTTTTCCGCCAGCACCTGGGCAAGGCGCTATCGGCATTGAAAGCCGCATCGGCGACCGCGATGTGGAAACGATGCTGACGGCAATCCACGACGTGCCGACCGGGCAGGCGCTGGCCTGCGAACGTGCTTTCCTCGCGGCGCTCGACGGTTCCTGCCGCACGCCCATCGCCGGCCATGCGGTGATCACGGACAACAGGCTTGTCTTCGCCGGCCTGATCATATCGCCGGACGGAACGCAATCGCATGAGATCAAGGCCGAAGGCCACCCCGAAGAGGCGGCCCGCATCGGCGATGAAGCAGCGCGCGCGGTGCGGGCGAAGGCTGGCGAAGACTTCTTCGACGGCTGGGCCTGA
- the tsaD gene encoding tRNA (adenosine(37)-N6)-threonylcarbamoyltransferase complex transferase subunit TsaD yields MRVLGIETSCDETAASVVTLDGDAAPEILSNIVLSQIEEHAAFGGVVPEIAARAHVEALDGIVAAALADSGIDLADIDAIAATAGPGLVGGLIVGLMTAKAIAAAADKPLIAINHLEGHALTARLTDGLAFPYLLLLVSGGHTQIVAVRGVGDYQRWATTIDDALGEAFDKTAKMLGLPYPGGPNVEKAAKSGDARRFAFPRPMKGSAQPDFSFSGLKTAVRQAATAIAPLSDQDVADICASFQTAVADALGDRVSKALARFRETFPDANNPALVVAGGVAANHTIKATLEALCSESGFAFVAPPLKLCTDNAAMIAWAGIERLRAGLADENGRDFVPRSRWPLDSISAPMVGSGRRGAKA; encoded by the coding sequence ATCCGCGTTCTGGGTATCGAGACGAGTTGTGACGAGACCGCCGCCAGCGTCGTGACGCTGGACGGCGATGCCGCGCCAGAAATCCTGTCCAACATCGTGCTCAGCCAGATCGAGGAACATGCCGCGTTCGGCGGCGTCGTGCCGGAGATCGCCGCGCGCGCCCATGTCGAGGCGCTGGACGGCATCGTCGCGGCGGCCCTGGCCGATTCGGGCATTGATCTCGCCGATATCGATGCGATCGCCGCAACCGCCGGGCCCGGTCTTGTCGGCGGCCTGATTGTCGGGCTGATGACGGCCAAGGCGATTGCGGCTGCGGCAGACAAGCCGCTGATTGCCATCAACCACCTGGAGGGCCACGCGCTGACGGCACGGCTGACCGACGGGCTGGCCTTCCCCTATCTGCTGCTGCTGGTCTCCGGCGGTCACACGCAGATCGTCGCCGTGCGCGGCGTCGGCGACTACCAGCGCTGGGCGACGACCATCGACGACGCGCTTGGCGAGGCCTTCGACAAGACGGCCAAGATGCTGGGTCTGCCCTATCCGGGCGGACCCAATGTCGAGAAGGCCGCCAAGAGCGGCGACGCCAGGCGTTTCGCCTTCCCCCGCCCGATGAAGGGCTCGGCGCAGCCGGACTTCTCCTTCTCCGGGCTGAAGACCGCCGTGCGCCAGGCGGCGACGGCGATTGCCCCGTTGAGCGATCAGGATGTCGCCGACATCTGCGCCTCGTTCCAGACGGCGGTGGCCGACGCGCTGGGCGACCGCGTCTCAAAGGCGCTGGCACGTTTTCGCGAAACATTCCCTGATGCAAACAATCCGGCTCTCGTCGTTGCTGGCGGCGTTGCCGCCAACCACACCATCAAGGCGACGCTGGAAGCCCTGTGCAGCGAAAGCGGCTTCGCCTTTGTCGCGCCGCCGCTGAAGCTTTGCACCGACAACGCGGCGATGATCGCCTGGGCCGGCATAGAGCGGCTGCGGGCGGGTCTGGCGGATGAGAACGGCCGGGATTTCGTGCCGCGCTCGCGCTGGCCGCTGGACAGTATTTCAGCACCGATGGTGGGCTCTGGCAGACGCGGAGCGAAGGCATGA